The proteins below come from a single Bactrocera tryoni isolate S06 unplaced genomic scaffold, CSIRO_BtryS06_freeze2 scaffold_25, whole genome shotgun sequence genomic window:
- the LOC120780771 gene encoding uncharacterized protein LOC120780771: MFKLFKEKYPDSTISYNTYRDIFNAEFSLRFGLPRSDTCKLCDKYYIETIAAEDQNKIRCIEKLAEAHHKKAEKAYSKLSDDTKSALGSSHIVALCVDLQQVIYTPNLTHTDVFYQRQYSNYNFAIHNLGQNTIDMYTWHETVAKRGAAEIASCILRHITSTYAILKAGDVRKLIIWSDRCVGQNNNWTMIALIYHLIKMKYFSEANQKFLVSGHSFLPCDRDFSLIERKKKTVRIYTTEDVHEMIKSAKPSNPFRVHQMLQIDFKNFDVLIKNLNKNTCKITEGRWLQITADDMQVLRLRMNHSTGEPWHCHSLRKKSKCQQKYARDILRPYELPVLRKKPIAISAEKKKDLLVMAVYLPNQDAEFYRAICS; encoded by the coding sequence atgtttaaattattcAAGGAAAAATATCCAGATAGCACTATAAGTTATAATACATACAGAGATATATTTAACGCAGAATTCAGTTTGCGATTTGGATTACCAAGGTCCGACACTTGTAAGCTCTGCGATAAGTATTATATAGAAACGATTGCCGCTGAAGACCAGAATAAAATAAGATGCATAGAGAAACTGGCAGAGGCACATCACAAAAAGGCTGAAAAAGCATATTCTAAGCTGAGTGATGACACAAAGTCAGCTTTAGGCAGTTCCCATATTGTTGCGCTCTGCGTTGACTTACAGCAAGTGATTTATACTCCAAATCTCACACATACGGACGTCTTTTATCAGCGGCAGTATTCGAATTACAACTTCGCTATACATAATTTGGGGCAAAATACTATTGACATGTACACTTGGCATGAAACAGTTGCAAAAAGGGGTGCAGCTGAAATCGCTTCATGTATTTTAAGACACATCACTTCCACCTACGCTATTTTAAAAGCTGGAGATgtgagaaaattaattatttggtcCGACAGATGTGTgggtcaaaataataattggaCCATGATCGCCTTAATTTACCatctaataaaaatgaaatactttTCTGAAGCTAATCagaaatttttagtttctgGACACAGCTTTTTACCGTGTGATAGAGATTTCTCTCTAATTgaaaggaaaaagaaaacagTGCGGATTTATACCACAGAAGATGTTCACGAAATGATTAAATCAGCTAAGCCTTCTAACCCTTTCAGGGTGCATCAAATGCTTcaaattgactttaaaaactttgatgttctcataaaaaatttaaacaaaaatacgtGCAAAATAACCGAAGGTAGATGGCTACAAATTACTGCAGATGACATGCAAGTTTTACGTCTCAGAATGAATCACAGTACTGGCGAACCATGGCATTGTCACAGCTTAAGGAAAAAGTCGAAATGTCAGCAGAAATATGCGCGAGATATATTACGTCCATATGAATTACCAGTTCTTCGAAAGAAACCAATAGCGATTTCtgctgaaaagaaaaaagaCTTGTTAGTAATGGCGGTCTATTTGCCCAATCAAGATGCTGAGTTTTATAGGGCCATTTGTAGTTAA